One window of the Nicotiana tabacum cultivar K326 chromosome 4, ASM71507v2, whole genome shotgun sequence genome contains the following:
- the LOC107796427 gene encoding polygalacturonase inhibitor, which produces MKPYVVSILSFSLLFLSLAPPTLSERCNPNDKQALLEIKKGLGNPYDLITWDPKTDCCDDWAQSTLSCDDETNRVTSLTLFKIDDAGHLSPTVGDLPYLQSLDITKVGNLSGPIPATIAHLTYLIFLRITKTNISGPVPEFLGKLKNLTYINLSDNNLEGSIPPSLSQLSNLSYLRLDRNKLTGTIPESFGNFAPKLEFLYLGQNKLSGVVPRSFAGWSFETLDLSGNKLEGDISFLFGNDSNTFQLYLSRNKFEFDFSKLKFGKKLVSLVLNHNNIYGRFPAGFAKRPWQEFNVSYNSLCGKIPQGGYMIRFDLYSYIHNKCLCDFPLPPCKL; this is translated from the coding sequence ATGAAGCCCTATGTAGtttctattctttctttttctctcctcTTCCTCTCTCTAGCTCCTCCAACTCTCTCAGAAAGATGCAACCCCAATGACAAACAAGCTCTTCTAGAAATCAAGAAAGGCCTAGGAAATCCCTATGACTTGATCACATGGGATCCCAAAACCGATTGTTGTGATGATTGGGCCCAATCCACTCTTTCTTGTGATGATGAGACCAACCGTGTTACTTCCCTAACCCTCTTCAAAATTGATGACGCCGGCCACCTCTCGCCGACCGTCGGAGACCTGCCCTATCTCCAAAGTTTGGACATCACCAAGGTAGGAAATCTCTCAGGTCCAATTCCAGCCACTATTGCCCATCTCACGTATCTCATATTCTTAAGAATCACTAAAACAAACATTTCAGGACCTGTCCCTGAATTTCTTGGTAAGTTGAAAAACTTAACATACATCAACTTGTCAGACAACAATCTCGAAGGAAGTATCCCACCTTCACTTTCCCAACTGTCAAATCTTTCGTACCTTCGTTTAGACAGGAACAAACTCACTGGAACAATCCCAGAATCATTCGGCAATTTCGCCCCGAAACTCGAGTTTCTTTACTTAGGTCAAAACAAACTCAGTGGAGTTGTACCGAGATCTTTTGCTGGTTGGAGCTTTGAGACACTTGACTTGTCAGGAAACAAGCTTGAAGGAGATATTTCTTTCTTGTTTGGAAATGATTCGAATACATTTCAATTATATTTGTCTCGGAATAAGTTTGAGTTTGACTTCTCAAAGCTAAAGTTTGGGAAGAAGTTAGTGAGTTTGGTTCTGAACCACAACAATATTTATGGGAGATTTCCTGCTGGGTTCGCAAAGAGACCATGGCAGGAGTTCAATGTGAGTTACAACAGTCTATGTGGGAAAATTCCACAGGGAGGGTATATGATCAGGTTTGATCTCTATTCATATATCCACAACAAATGCTTGTGCGACTTTCCGTTGCCCCCCTGTAAATTATGA